The segment CTATTCAGTTTTTTATTGAAACAATAACCGTAGGACAAATTGGTGGAATTTTAGGAATATTATTGGGAATTTCAGTTGGTTATCTAATTTCGTCCCTGCTTGACTTGGCATTTGTGACTCCTTGGGGCGCCATTTTTGCTGCCTTTGTGACCAGTTTTATTGTTGGCTTAGTTTCCGGATTATATCCCGCAATAAAAGCTTCTCAACTTGATCCTATCGAAGCGTTGCGATACGAATAGTTATAATGAGCAGGAAATCATCCGGTCATTTCCATAAATATCTTTCTTCAGTTCAACATTCCTGAATCCTGAATCTTCAAGTAAGCGAACCGTTTCTTTTCCCAAATACTGATTGATTTCGAAATACAATTTGCCATTCGGATTTAAATTTTTCTTTGCCAGTTCAGCAATTTTTCGATAAAAAAGCAACGCATCAGTATCTTCAACAAACAAAGCCAAATGTGGTTCATACTCTAAAACATTGGGTTTGATTTCGGCTTTTTCCAAATTTCGAACATACGGCGGATTAGAAACTATAATGTCAAATTGCTGTTCTAAATCGTCTGTTTCCAAAATATTTTTCAAAAGAAAAGTAACGTTCGTATCATTTATGTCAGCATTTTTTTGGGCTGTAGCCAAAGCTTTCTCCGAAACATCAATCGCAAAAACTTCAGCATTCGGAAGATTTTTGGCTAACGAAATCGCAATGCAACCCGAACCTGTTCCTATATCCAAAATTTTGAGGTTGTTTGGTGATGTGGTTATTTGGTAGTTTGAAATAATAAACTCAACTAATTCTTCCGTTTCCTGTCTTGGAATCAACGTATTTTCATTGACTTCAAATCGACATCCATAAAACTCGGTTTCTCCTAAAATGTATTGAATCGGTTTTTGAATTTTCAAATCGGAAAGAATACTTTTCCATTGTTTTAAATGAATGCCATCCATTACCGTTTCAGGATTGAGCGCCAAATCTATTCGTTTCAAACCATGGAGTTTCTCCAATATAATATAGAAAAAGCTATCGATTTCCTGTTCGTCATAAATTGGAAGTAATTCCTTTTTGAAAATGTCTTTGTAATTTTTGATTTGCATCTTATAAATTCTTTATCATCCAAACCGGACAAGTAGTGTGACCAGTATTTCCCATTGGTGAACAAAGATATTCAAAACCGGCTTTTTTGTATAAATGTTGTGCTGTCAGCATTTCGGGCAAGGTTTCGAGATAGCACTTTTCATAGCCTAAATCGGTGGCTTCCTGCAAACATTTTTGTATCATTTCAAAACCAATTCCTTTGCCTCTGGCTTCCTGGAGAAAATACATTTTTTGCAATTCGCAGATGTTTTCAGTTGAATTTTCCAATTGCGAAACGCCTGCGCCACCAATGATTTTGCCATCACTTTCAACCACAAAATAAGTTGCGCGTGGTTTGTCATAGGTTTCGAACATAAAATCCAATTGTGCATCCGCAAAAGCAGTTCCGGTTTTCGGAAAATTATCTGCAATAAAAACTTCACGGATAACCGCTGCAATTTGTTGGTTATCTTCCTTTTTGATTTCTCTTATTACGATGCCATTCATTCTAAAAGTAATGTCTTATTTTTGTGAGGTGAAGATACACGAAAATTATATAAAACGCTGCATCCAATTAGCCAAAAATGGCTTGGGAACAACCTATCCAAACCCAATGGTTGGCAGTGTCATTGTTTATAATAATGAAATCATTGGCGAAGGCTGGCACCAAAAATCAGGCGAACCACATGCCGAAGTCAATGCGATAAACTCGGTAAAAGACAAATCATTATTGGCAAAAGCTACCATTTATGTATCTCTTGAACCGTGCAGCCATTTTGGAAAAACACCTCCGTGCTGTGATTTAATTATAAAGCATAAAATTCCAAATGTTGTGGTTGGAACCATCGATCCAAACAGTAAAGTTTCCGGTAGCGGAATTAAGCGCTTACAGGAAAAC is part of the Flavobacterium sangjuense genome and harbors:
- the prmC gene encoding peptide chain release factor N(5)-glutamine methyltransferase; translation: MQIKNYKDIFKKELLPIYDEQEIDSFFYIILEKLHGLKRIDLALNPETVMDGIHLKQWKSILSDLKIQKPIQYILGETEFYGCRFEVNENTLIPRQETEELVEFIISNYQITTSPNNLKILDIGTGSGCIAISLAKNLPNAEVFAIDVSEKALATAQKNADINDTNVTFLLKNILETDDLEQQFDIIVSNPPYVRNLEKAEIKPNVLEYEPHLALFVEDTDALLFYRKIAELAKKNLNPNGKLYFEINQYLGKETVRLLEDSGFRNVELKKDIYGNDRMISCSL
- a CDS encoding GNAT family N-acetyltransferase, with translation MNGIVIREIKKEDNQQIAAVIREVFIADNFPKTGTAFADAQLDFMFETYDKPRATYFVVESDGKIIGGAGVSQLENSTENICELQKMYFLQEARGKGIGFEMIQKCLQEATDLGYEKCYLETLPEMLTAQHLYKKAGFEYLCSPMGNTGHTTCPVWMIKNL